A window from Theobroma cacao cultivar B97-61/B2 chromosome 3, Criollo_cocoa_genome_V2, whole genome shotgun sequence encodes these proteins:
- the LOC18605707 gene encoding plastid division protein PDV1: MKWDMEIEEIEAVLEKIWDLHDKLSDAIHSISRAHFLNSIKALRKSDKKKLYNDAVGDDNRAGFVFVKDFRIDDSESAIQEAKSLNAIRTALENLEDQLEIFHTVHTQQRAERDAAIARLEQSRIILALRLAEHHGKKYKVIDEALAFVGDVHDASHFVSPENLYSTPVSPSGENLASHEGKRSNILIKVLVSSLNFAKKSLKFDHMGGILSNAALFAVSMIAMLHLHQIAYTEHSEKQEDDINRRRTVRKNSQLGGPSSYDRLNHLDVFSARG, from the exons ATGAAATGGGATATGGAGATCGAGGAAATCGAGGCAGTTCTGGAGAAAATCTGGGACTTACACGACAAGCTCAGCGACGCCATTCACTCGATTTCGCGAGCTCACTTCCTTAACTCCATCAAAGCCCTCAGGAAATCCGACAAGAAGAAGCTCTACAACGACGCCGTCGGCGACGATAACCGGGCCGGGTTCGTGTTCGTGAAGGACTTTCGAATCGACGATAGTGAATCCGCCATTCAAGAGGCCAAGAGTCTTAATGCTATCAGAACCGCTCTCGAGAATCTTGAAGACCAGCTCGAAATTTTCCAC ACGGTACACACACAGCAGCGGGCTGAGAGAGATGCTGCCATTGCACGATTAGAACAAAGCCGGATAATTCTTGCATTGAGATTGGCTGAACACCATGGTAAGAAGTACAAAGTAATTGATGAAGCTCTAGCTTTTGTGGGAGATGTACATGATGCTAGCCATTTTGTTTCACCCGAAAACCTTTACAGTACACCAGTTAGTCCATCTGGGGAGAATCTTGCATCACATGAAGGGAAGCGCTCTAATATACTAATCAAAGTTCTTGTTTCTAGCTTGAACTTTGCAAAGAAATCCCTGAAATTTGATCATATGGGTGGGATACTAAGCAATGCAGCTTTATTCGCAGTTAGCATGATAGCAATGCTGCATCTGCATCAGATTGCTTATACAGAACATTCAGAGAAGCAAGAAGATGACATCAACAGGCGCAGAACTGTGAGAAAAAATTCTCAACTAGGAGGACCCTCATCCTATGATCGTTTGAACCACTTGGATGTGTTCTCGGCCAGGGGCTAA
- the LOC18605708 gene encoding inorganic phosphate transporter 1-11 — protein sequence MASNNNLAVLEALDTARTQWYHIKAIVIAGMGFFTDAYDLFCITTVSKLLGRLYYYDPAHSDRPGKLPHYVNNLVTGVALFGTLSGQLVFGWLGDKLGRKKVYGITLILMVICAICSGLSFGSTADSVIGTLCFFRFWLGFGIGGDYPLSATIMSEYANKKTRGAFIAAVFAMQGVGIIFAGLVSMILSAIFRKRYPAPSFKADAIFSTQPEADFLWRIVLMFGALPALLTYYWRMKMPETGRYTALIEGNAKQAAADMGRVLDIELDAEGEKLSQFKAANQFPLLSHEFYMRHGRHLFGTMSTWFLLDIAFYSQNLTQKDVFPAMGLTRKAPDINAIEEVYETSRAMFIVALLGTFPGYWFTVLFIEKIGRFIIQLVGFLMMSIFMLLLGIKYDYLRDENKLLFVVLYVLTFFFANFGPNSTTFVLPAELFPTRLRSTCHALSAASGKAGAVIGAFVVQSYTLDENVGKIKRAIMVLAFTNLLGFCFTFLVPETKGRSLEEISGEDGGAQNETQMAARRSATIKGSGRLEVI from the coding sequence atggcTTCAAACAATAATTTAGCAGTGCTCGAAGCTCTTGACACGGCTCGCACGCAATGGTACCATATAAAAGCTATTGTCATCGCTGGCATGGGTTTCTTCACAGATGCCTATGATCTCTTTTGCATCACCACCGTGTCCAAACTCTTGGGCCGCCTTTATTACTATGATCCTGCTCATTCCGACAGGCCGGGAAAGCTCCCTCATTACGTTAACAACTTGGTTACTGGCGTAGCCTTATTTGGAACTCTTAGCGGCCAACTGGTATTTGGTTGGCTCGGTGACAAACTAGGTCGCAAAAAGGTGTACGGGATCACTCTCATCCTCATGGTGATTTGCGCCATTTGCTCGGGTCTATCGTTTGGGTCCACCGCGGATTCTGTGATTGGAACACTTTGTTTCTTTAGATTTTGGCTGGGTTTCGGCATTGGTGGCGACTATCCTCTTTCCGCCACAATTATGTCTGAATATGCTAACAAAAAAACCCGTGGCGCATTCATTGCCGCGGTTTTTGCCATGCAAGGTGTGGGGATTATATTTGCTGGGTTAGTCTCCATGATTCTTTCAGCAATCTTCCGTAAACGCTACCCAGCGCCGTCATTCAAAGCAGACGCAATCTTCTCCACTCAACCTGAAGCGGATTTTCTATGGCGGATTGTGCTGATGTTCGGTGCCTTACCAGCTCTTTTAACATACTATTGGCGGATGAAGATGCCCGAAACTGGTCGTTACACTGCTCTTATTGAAGGAAATGCCAAACAAGCAGCGGCTGATATGGGTCGGGTCCTTGACATCGAACTCGACGCAGAAGGAGAAAAGCTTTCCCAGTTCAAGGCAGCAAACCAGTTCCCATTACTGTCCCATGAGTTTTACATGCGCCATGGGCGCCATTTGTTCGGTACCATGAGCACATGGTTCTTGTTGGATATTGCTTTCTACAGCCAAAACCTAACCCAAAAGGACGTTTTCCCCGCTATGGGTCTCACCAGAAAAGCTCCTGATATTAACGCTATCGAAGAAGTCTACGAGACCTCACGAGCCATGTTCATCGTTGCGTTGCTCGGAACATTCCCAGGTTACTGGTTCACCGTCCTTTTCATAGAAAAGATTGGCCGCTTCATCATCCAACTAGTGGGCTTCTTGATGATGTCCATCTTCATGCTTTTGCTGGGCATCAAATACGACTATCTCAGGGACGAAAATAAGTTGTTATTTGTCGTTCTCTATGTGCTAACGTTCTTTTTTGCCAACTTTGGCCCCAACAGTACAACCTTCGTGCTCCCCGCGGAGCTGTTCCCTACCCGGCTGAGGTCTACTTGTCATGCGCTGAGTGCAGCGTCTGGGAAGGCTGGCGCCGTGATTGGGGCTTTCGTGGTTCAATCATATACCTTGGACGAGAATGTCGGCAAAATTAAGCGTGCCATCATGGTTTTGGCCTTCACAAATTTGTTGGGATTCTGCTTCACATTCCTGGTGCCAGAAACTAAAGGACGGTCTTTAGAAGAAATTTCAGGCGAGGATGGCGGTGCCCAGAATGAGACTCAGATGGCAGCCAGGCGATCGGCTACTATAAAAGGAAGTGGCCGCTTGGAAGTTATTTGA